In Nostoc edaphicum CCNP1411, the sequence TAAAATTTGAGGTGGAATATTCCCGCCAACGGGGAACTACAGCAAATTCTTATCTGATTCAAGCTGATAAAAAGGCTTTAATTGACCCTCCCGGCGAATCTTTTACTGAAATTTACCTTGAGCAACTTGCACAACATCTAGATTTCATCTCTCTCGATTACATTATTCTCAGTCATGTCAACCCCAACCGCAGAGCAACTCTGCAAGTATTACTATCTCTGGTTCCTCAAGCCACTTTAATTTGTTCTCGCCCCGCCGCCAATGCTCTCAAAACTGCCTTTCCCGAATTTGAATCACCTATTCAAGCGATGCGATCGCAAGATACTCTAGATTTAGGACAAGGACATCTTCTATCATTTATTACCGTACCGACTCCCCGGTGGGCGGATGGACTTTGTACCTACGATCCCGCTACAAAAATACTCTACACAGACAAACTTTTCGGCGCTCATATTTGCGAAGATACTTTGTTTGATGAAGATTGGAAGGGTTTAGACGCGGAACGTCGTTACTATTTTGAATGTCTCCATGCGCCCCAAGCGAAACAAGTTGAAGTAGCCTTAGATAAATTGTCAGTTTTGGGAGCCAGATGTTATGCCCCAGCACACGGCCCGGTTGTTCGTTACAGCCTCAGCCGTTTTACCTATGATTACCGCCAATGGTGTCAAGGACAAAAATCTCAAGAATTGAGTGTCGCTTTGCTTTATGCTTCTGCTTATGGAAATACAGCAATTTTGGCAAATGCGATCGCTCAAGGTTTGATTCAAAATGGAGTTAATGTAGAATCAATCAACTGTGAACTAGCCGATTCTGCGGAGATTAACCGCATTGTAGAAATCTGCGATGGCTTAATTATCGGCTCACCGACTTTAGGTGGCCATGCACCGACTCAAATTCAAACTGCTTTAGGAATAGTTCTCTCGGTGGCGGCTAAAACTAAGTTAGCAGGGGTGTTTGGTTCTTACGGTTGGAGTGGAGAGGCAATAGATTTAATAGAAAGCAAACTTAAAGATGCAAATTATCAACTAGGGTTTGAAACCATTCGGGTGCGTTTCAGTCCGACTCCTGAGATTCTCCAGCAGTGTCAAGAAGCAGGTGCTTCTTTTGCTCAAAACTTGAAGAAAACTAAAAAACTACGGACTTCCCGCCAGGTTGTCACAGAAACTCATGTAGATCGTACCGAACAAGCGGTGGGGCGGATTATTGGTTCTCTGTGTGTTGTGACAACTCGTGATGAAGAAACCCACAAAGGCGTTTTAACCTCTTGGATATCGCAAGCAACTTTTAACCCACCAGGAATTATGATTGCGATCGCTAATGAACAGAATGCAGATTTAATGCATCATCCTGGTGATAAATTTGTGCTGAATATCCTTAAAGAAGGAAGAAATGTCCGCCGCTACTTTTCTCGTCATAGCACTTTAGGGGATAATCCCTTTGCAAATCTTGCCACAAAAACGGCTCTGAATGGTTGTTTGATTTTGAATGAGGCATTAGCCTATTTAGAATGTACAGTGCAAAATCAGCTTGAATGTGGCGATCGATGGTTAATTTATGCCGTCATCAATCACGGTGAAGTGTTGGAAACCGATGGTGTCACTGCTTTAGAGTATCGGAAATCTGGCAGCTATTATTAATTTGATTTTTTACGGTATTTGAAAAACCTCTCTCTAAATCTCTCTCCTAAAAGGAGAGAGACTTTGAAGTTTCCCCCTTCCCGCGACGATTTGGAGGTTAGGTTTTTTGTGGACTTTCCTACATAACGTGAAAATTCAAGTACACGTTCACTACCAAGGGTTTGTACAATCTATATACTTTTTTCATCGTCATCTCGTCATCATTTATCGTTAAAAAAATTGACTTTGACAAAAGATTTTAGCCTTAACCCAAGCGTATTCGTTTTTCAGGAACTTTACTCGTTGTCGGCTAATCTTA encodes:
- a CDS encoding diflavin flavoprotein, yielding MSANTLTTSHPRDVQVAEIGKNTLILRSRTWDRLKFEVEYSRQRGTTANSYLIQADKKALIDPPGESFTEIYLEQLAQHLDFISLDYIILSHVNPNRRATLQVLLSLVPQATLICSRPAANALKTAFPEFESPIQAMRSQDTLDLGQGHLLSFITVPTPRWADGLCTYDPATKILYTDKLFGAHICEDTLFDEDWKGLDAERRYYFECLHAPQAKQVEVALDKLSVLGARCYAPAHGPVVRYSLSRFTYDYRQWCQGQKSQELSVALLYASAYGNTAILANAIAQGLIQNGVNVESINCELADSAEINRIVEICDGLIIGSPTLGGHAPTQIQTALGIVLSVAAKTKLAGVFGSYGWSGEAIDLIESKLKDANYQLGFETIRVRFSPTPEILQQCQEAGASFAQNLKKTKKLRTSRQVVTETHVDRTEQAVGRIIGSLCVVTTRDEETHKGVLTSWISQATFNPPGIMIAIANEQNADLMHHPGDKFVLNILKEGRNVRRYFSRHSTLGDNPFANLATKTALNGCLILNEALAYLECTVQNQLECGDRWLIYAVINHGEVLETDGVTALEYRKSGSYY